A section of the Acidobacterium capsulatum ATCC 51196 genome encodes:
- a CDS encoding glycosyl hydrolase family 79 C-terminal domain-containing protein, with amino-acid sequence MKRRAFLQSSLMAAGAMAFARGGLAQTASQTTSSPVRVGLSVDASALGHTIPPDYTGLSYEQAQMANPNYFSGANTQLAGFLRTLGRQGVLRIGGNTSEYTFWNRHAKPTAADEHLAAGPDKGHHAAAREVITPEAVNNLSEFLDKTGWKLIYGLNLGKGTPENAADEAAYVMETIGADRLLAFQLGNEPDLFYRNGIRPASYDFAAYAGDWQRFFTAIRKRVPNAPFAGPDTAYNTKWLVPFADKFKHDVKFISSHYYAEGPPTDPSMTIERLMKPNPRLLGETAGLKQVEADTGLPFRLTETNSCYQGGKQGVSDTFAAALWAGDLMYQQAAAGSTGINFHGGGYGWYTPVAGTPEDGFIARPEYYGMLLFAQAGAGQLLGAKLTDNSAAPLLTAYALRGTDGRTRIALFNKNLDADVEVAISGVASPSGTVLRLEAPRADDTTDVTFGGAPVGASGSWSPLVQEYVPGHSGQFVLHMRKASGALLEFA; translated from the coding sequence ATGAAACGGCGTGCATTTCTGCAGTCTTCTTTGATGGCGGCGGGCGCAATGGCTTTTGCCCGCGGCGGACTGGCTCAAACGGCTTCTCAAACAACTTCAAGCCCGGTGCGTGTGGGCCTGAGCGTCGATGCCTCTGCCTTGGGGCACACGATTCCACCGGACTACACCGGCCTCAGCTATGAGCAGGCCCAGATGGCGAACCCGAATTACTTCTCGGGCGCCAACACCCAGCTCGCGGGCTTTCTGCGCACGCTGGGCCGTCAGGGCGTGCTGCGCATCGGCGGCAACACGAGCGAGTACACCTTCTGGAACCGTCACGCGAAGCCCACGGCTGCCGACGAGCATCTGGCTGCCGGGCCCGACAAAGGCCACCATGCGGCGGCGCGCGAGGTCATCACGCCGGAAGCGGTGAACAACCTCAGCGAGTTCCTCGACAAGACGGGCTGGAAACTCATCTATGGCCTCAATCTGGGCAAGGGAACGCCCGAGAATGCCGCCGATGAAGCCGCTTACGTCATGGAGACGATTGGCGCGGACCGGCTGCTCGCCTTCCAGCTCGGCAACGAGCCGGACCTCTTCTACCGCAATGGCATTCGCCCGGCGAGCTATGACTTTGCCGCCTACGCCGGGGACTGGCAGCGCTTCTTCACGGCCATTCGCAAGCGCGTCCCCAACGCGCCCTTCGCCGGACCGGACACGGCCTACAACACCAAGTGGCTGGTGCCGTTTGCGGACAAGTTCAAGCACGATGTGAAGTTCATTTCCTCGCACTATTACGCCGAGGGTCCGCCGACTGACCCGAGCATGACGATCGAGCGGCTGATGAAGCCGAATCCTCGGCTGCTCGGCGAGACTGCCGGCCTCAAGCAGGTGGAGGCCGACACGGGGCTGCCCTTCCGGCTGACGGAGACGAACTCCTGCTACCAGGGCGGCAAGCAGGGCGTGAGCGACACCTTTGCCGCGGCCCTGTGGGCGGGCGACCTGATGTATCAGCAGGCTGCGGCTGGCAGCACGGGCATCAACTTTCACGGCGGTGGCTACGGCTGGTACACGCCCGTGGCCGGCACGCCGGAAGACGGCTTTATCGCGCGGCCGGAATACTACGGCATGCTGCTGTTCGCCCAGGCCGGCGCAGGGCAACTGCTGGGCGCGAAGCTGACGGACAACAGCGCGGCCCCGCTGCTGACGGCGTATGCGCTGCGCGGCACCGACGGCCGCACGCGCATCGCGCTCTTTAACAAGAATCTCGATGCGGATGTGGAAGTCGCGATCTCTGGTGTGGCCTCACCCTCCGGGACGGTGCTGCGGCTGGAGGCTCCGCGTGCGGATGACACGACGGACGTGACCTTTGGCGGCGCTCCGGTGGGCGCAAGCGGAAGCTGGTCTCCGCTAGTGCAGGAGTATGTGCCGGGGCATAGCGGCCAGTTTGTCCTGCACATGCGCAAAGCCTCCGGCGCATTGCTCGAATTCGCATAG
- a CDS encoding peptide-N4-asparagine amidase, with protein MKPARLIFLFAVLLACLPVTATSGQTAPKLPFQIGSRLVASAEPPVPRPSTTPCAVTLLHHDAFDDHGNGASMVARAHRFHFTPPAQCAGPWAKVILTVGFSIPAGRQYDRTVSLWMGGVNLYFGTTMEPEPGQAQRWQAARDLTRLSAIFQKPQSGQIILNNWISPSTDEPIYVTARLLFYPLAQGQAAPRVPDLVYSMSANPAGQEAALETPADQLARRFTFPRNVVRARLDVIAQSQSQDERWYTCVDKQYLAETRNYSLEAFEACDGGSFRGVEVLVDGRAAGLAPVYPWIFAGGIEPHLWLPIPALQTTNFLPFQVDLTPFAGLLDDGQPHTVAIRALGAHHFFNVAGNLLLYRDAHADELHGRLLEDTLTPQQPAGLNTRSTLHPDARGRTVGTLDTRMQQAYTLRGVLETPRGAVVTTVQYSEDFQNLQTFARPGPRRYHESIRQRTAVSMSVRRTRNGHALSTMTLTQQDPLTMEARKRMITTGQDFTARVAVEQGHAITLRTARAGKRPYAAHLREMLVTEDHTYGETISPPLDRSRFHYREAARESVTFGDTLGSCYRATLASRHGRLTAMHRGQGCPGHGNRLRSASSPDDPWLLPPQ; from the coding sequence ATGAAGCCCGCTCGCCTGATCTTCCTGTTTGCTGTGTTGCTTGCCTGCCTGCCGGTTACGGCTACCTCCGGCCAGACGGCTCCCAAATTACCGTTTCAGATCGGCTCCCGGCTCGTCGCGTCGGCGGAGCCGCCCGTGCCGCGCCCCTCCACCACGCCATGCGCGGTGACGCTGCTGCATCACGATGCCTTTGACGACCACGGCAATGGCGCGTCCATGGTGGCGCGGGCCCATCGGTTTCACTTCACGCCGCCTGCGCAGTGCGCGGGGCCGTGGGCGAAGGTCATCCTCACCGTGGGTTTCTCCATCCCCGCCGGACGGCAGTATGACCGCACGGTCTCTTTGTGGATGGGAGGGGTCAATCTCTACTTCGGCACCACCATGGAACCCGAGCCAGGGCAGGCGCAGCGCTGGCAGGCGGCGCGCGACCTCACCCGCCTGAGCGCGATCTTTCAGAAGCCGCAATCGGGCCAGATCATCCTCAACAACTGGATCAGCCCCTCCACTGACGAGCCGATTTACGTCACCGCTCGCCTGCTCTTTTATCCGCTGGCCCAGGGGCAGGCCGCACCGCGCGTACCCGATCTGGTCTACTCGATGAGCGCCAATCCCGCCGGGCAGGAGGCGGCTCTTGAGACGCCGGCGGACCAACTGGCACGCCGCTTCACCTTTCCGCGCAACGTCGTGCGGGCGCGGCTCGATGTCATCGCGCAGAGCCAGTCGCAGGATGAGCGCTGGTACACCTGCGTGGACAAGCAGTACCTTGCAGAGACCCGCAACTACTCGCTCGAAGCCTTTGAGGCCTGCGATGGCGGCAGCTTCCGCGGCGTGGAAGTGCTCGTGGACGGCAGGGCGGCGGGGCTTGCGCCGGTCTATCCATGGATCTTTGCCGGGGGAATCGAGCCGCACCTCTGGCTCCCGATTCCGGCTCTGCAGACGACCAACTTCCTGCCTTTTCAAGTCGACCTGACACCGTTTGCGGGTCTGCTGGACGACGGGCAGCCCCACACCGTCGCCATTCGCGCGCTCGGGGCTCACCACTTCTTCAACGTGGCCGGTAACCTGCTTCTTTACCGGGATGCGCATGCGGACGAGTTGCATGGCCGCCTGCTCGAAGACACCCTCACGCCGCAGCAACCTGCGGGGCTAAACACCCGGAGCACGCTGCATCCCGATGCACGGGGGCGCACCGTGGGGACGCTCGACACGCGGATGCAGCAGGCATACACGCTGCGCGGGGTGCTCGAGACGCCGCGCGGCGCGGTGGTAACGACAGTGCAATACAGTGAGGACTTTCAGAACCTGCAGACGTTCGCGCGTCCGGGCCCACGGCGGTATCACGAGAGTATCCGGCAAAGGACGGCAGTCTCGATGAGCGTGCGGCGCACCCGGAACGGCCATGCGCTGAGCACGATGACTCTGACCCAGCAGGACCCTCTGACAATGGAAGCGCGCAAGAGGATGATCACGACGGGGCAGGACTTCACGGCGCGCGTCGCCGTCGAGCAGGGGCACGCGATCACGCTGCGCACCGCGCGCGCGGGCAAGCGCCCGTATGCGGCTCATCTGCGAGAGATGCTCGTCACCGAAGACCATACCTATGGGGAGACGATTTCGCCGCCTCTGGACCGGAGCCGCTTCCATTACCGGGAGGCCGCGCGGGAATCAGTGACGTTTGGGGATACGCTGGGAAGCTGCTACCGGGCGACACTCGCCTCGCGCCATGGGCGGCTGACGGCAATGCATCGGGGGCAGGGATGCCCCGGCCATGGGAACCGGCTGCGGAGCGCCTCAAGCCCGGACGACCCGTGGCTGCTGCCGCCGCAGTAG
- a CDS encoding sigma-70 family RNA polymerase sigma factor: MTDTLAENGEARIIAAILAGQKELFHDLIRPYERHVYVMTFAILKNEADAEEVTQEAFLKAWRALPSFRAESRFGTWLVSIALNEARGRLRRKNQAPTDSIDETHEDGTPHVSPALLRDWREIPSEMLERAEVRTLLRAAIDHLPLIYREIFLLRDLEELSVNECAAALNISVSAAKVRLHRARLLLQKELAPQLKHLNPKRRWFPWS; this comes from the coding sequence ATGACAGATACTCTCGCAGAGAACGGCGAAGCACGCATCATCGCCGCTATTCTCGCGGGCCAGAAAGAGCTCTTTCATGACCTCATCCGCCCCTACGAACGCCATGTGTATGTCATGACGTTCGCGATCCTCAAAAACGAGGCCGACGCCGAAGAGGTCACACAAGAAGCTTTTCTCAAGGCCTGGCGCGCGCTTCCGTCCTTTCGCGCCGAGTCGCGCTTCGGCACATGGCTCGTCAGCATCGCGCTCAATGAGGCGCGCGGCCGGCTGCGCCGCAAAAACCAGGCGCCCACTGACTCCATCGACGAGACCCATGAGGACGGCACGCCGCACGTCTCCCCCGCCCTGCTGCGCGACTGGCGTGAGATTCCCTCCGAGATGCTGGAGCGCGCCGAGGTGCGCACCCTGCTGCGCGCCGCGATTGACCATCTGCCGCTTATTTATCGGGAGATTTTTCTGCTGCGCGACCTCGAAGAGCTCAGCGTCAACGAGTGCGCGGCCGCGCTCAACATCTCGGTCTCTGCCGCCAAGGTTCGTCTGCATCGCGCACGTCTGCTGCTGCAAAAAGAGCTGGCCCCGCAGCTCAAACATCTCAACCCAAAAAGGAGGTGGTTCCCGTGGTCATAG
- a CDS encoding DUF3800 domain-containing protein, with translation MMTAYFDCSHNGKGSGGSVAVSGWLSSGERWEQFDYEWDQILEEFQVPYFHMKEFAHSVGAYSQGWKGENGKRAEFIQRLVAAISRNAMAGFACLVERNVFDRVNEEFQVREYYGNEYALCGRICVSQVRHWLDERGDKNGVHHIFEDGDERGRLSWLLESDGYAAPVFFPGKDRIAKDGSLIRGLLPLQAADLAAYEMRKAFDDFGDAQVLEEVARYRKSFRAVAGALDQGQWGRCSAEDLRHFCNVRAVERRRGVS, from the coding sequence ATGATGACGGCTTATTTCGATTGCAGCCATAACGGTAAGGGTTCCGGCGGTTCTGTTGCGGTTTCCGGATGGCTGTCGAGCGGTGAGCGCTGGGAGCAGTTCGATTACGAATGGGATCAGATACTGGAAGAGTTTCAGGTTCCCTACTTCCACATGAAAGAATTTGCTCATTCTGTTGGCGCATATTCGCAAGGGTGGAAAGGGGAAAACGGCAAACGCGCGGAATTCATTCAGCGTCTGGTTGCGGCGATTAGCCGAAACGCGATGGCGGGGTTTGCTTGCCTGGTCGAACGAAACGTATTCGATAGGGTGAACGAAGAATTTCAGGTTCGGGAGTATTACGGCAACGAGTACGCGCTGTGTGGTCGCATCTGCGTTTCTCAGGTCCGTCACTGGCTGGACGAGCGAGGGGATAAGAACGGCGTCCACCATATTTTTGAGGATGGCGACGAGCGCGGTCGTCTTAGCTGGCTGCTGGAATCGGACGGCTACGCCGCGCCCGTTTTCTTTCCCGGCAAGGACCGAATAGCAAAGGACGGGAGTCTAATCCGTGGGCTGTTGCCGCTTCAGGCCGCAGACTTGGCAGCGTATGAGATGCGAAAGGCTTTTGATGATTTCGGTGATGCTCAGGTTTTGGAAGAGGTAGCGCGCTACAGGAAATCATTCCGCGCTGTTGCAGGCGCTCTAGATCAGGGACAATGGGGCCGATGCAGCGCTGAAGACCTACGGCACTTCTGCAATGTGCGAGCAGTGGAGCGACGCCGCGGAGTATCATAA
- a CDS encoding DoxX family protein — MIKLFAVCYQRFQSVASLLQSPFLLLVRLYWGWQFAQAGWGKMQHIHKVTGFFQSLGIPFPAFNAHFVAGVEFFGGILLILGLASRLTGLILTINMLVAYWTASRDALFSVISDPGTFYGDAAYTFLFAALLVLIFGAGWISVDTLIAKQYRQRTQQA, encoded by the coding sequence GTGATCAAACTCTTTGCCGTCTGCTACCAACGCTTTCAGTCCGTGGCCTCGCTGCTTCAGAGTCCTTTCCTGCTGCTCGTCCGCCTCTATTGGGGATGGCAGTTCGCGCAGGCCGGCTGGGGCAAGATGCAGCACATCCATAAGGTCACCGGATTCTTCCAATCGCTCGGCATTCCGTTCCCCGCCTTCAATGCGCACTTTGTCGCCGGCGTCGAGTTCTTCGGCGGCATCCTGCTCATTCTCGGCCTTGCCTCGCGGCTCACCGGCCTCATCCTCACCATCAATATGCTCGTTGCCTACTGGACCGCCTCGCGCGACGCGCTCTTCTCCGTCATCTCGGACCCGGGCACATTCTACGGAGACGCTGCTTACACCTTCCTCTTCGCCGCTCTGCTCGTACTCATCTTCGGCGCGGGATGGATCTCTGTTGACACCTTGATTGCGAAACAATATCGCCAGCGGACCCAGCAAGCATGA
- a CDS encoding Nramp family divalent metal transporter — protein sequence MPQTTLQKAPETPVLRPSMPEVNATVPISRSRFFWLRMLGFLGPGFLISVGYMDPGNWATDLAAGSRYGYTLLFVIMVSNLLAILLQSLALKLGIATGRDLAQACREQYSKPVSNALWLFAEIAIAACDLAEVIGSAIALQLLFGIPLIVGVLITGFDVLLILLLQHRGFRYLEALVITLIGTISAIFAIEIVVSHPTWHGLVSSLLLPHAAIVTNSDMLYIAISILGATVMPHNLYLHSSIAQTRKYERTAGGKREAIRYANVDSAIALTLALFVNAAILIVAAAVFHRTGHYEVAEIGDAYKLLSPLVGFGAASLMFAIALLASGQNSTITGTLAGQIVMEGFLNIRLPDWLRRLITRLTAIVPTVIVTALYGEKGTSNLLIFSQVILSMQLSFAVFPLVAFTSDRKRMGEFVNRPWLRYLAWTSAFFIAALNVWLLVLTVQGG from the coding sequence ATGCCTCAGACCACCCTCCAGAAAGCGCCCGAGACGCCCGTCCTCCGTCCCTCCATGCCGGAGGTCAACGCGACGGTCCCTATCTCGCGCTCGCGCTTCTTCTGGCTGCGTATGCTCGGCTTCCTCGGCCCCGGCTTCCTCATCTCCGTCGGCTACATGGACCCCGGCAACTGGGCGACCGATCTCGCCGCCGGCTCCCGCTACGGCTACACGCTGCTCTTCGTCATCATGGTCTCGAACCTGCTGGCGATTCTGCTCCAGAGCCTCGCGCTCAAACTCGGCATCGCCACCGGCCGCGATCTCGCGCAGGCCTGCCGCGAGCAATACAGCAAGCCTGTCTCCAATGCGCTGTGGCTCTTTGCCGAGATTGCCATTGCCGCCTGCGACCTGGCCGAGGTCATCGGCTCGGCCATTGCGCTGCAATTGCTCTTCGGCATTCCCCTGATCGTGGGCGTGCTCATCACCGGCTTTGATGTGCTGCTCATTCTCCTGCTGCAGCATCGCGGCTTCCGTTATCTTGAAGCCCTCGTCATCACGCTCATTGGAACCATCTCGGCCATCTTCGCCATCGAAATCGTGGTCTCACACCCGACCTGGCACGGGCTCGTCTCCAGCCTCTTGCTGCCCCACGCGGCCATCGTCACCAACTCAGACATGCTCTACATTGCCATCTCGATTCTTGGCGCGACGGTGATGCCGCACAACCTCTACCTGCACTCTTCCATCGCGCAGACCCGCAAATATGAGCGCACCGCGGGCGGCAAGCGCGAGGCGATCCGCTATGCCAACGTTGACTCGGCCATCGCGCTCACGCTTGCGCTGTTTGTGAATGCGGCCATTCTCATAGTGGCCGCCGCCGTCTTTCATCGCACCGGCCACTATGAGGTCGCCGAAATTGGCGATGCCTACAAGCTGCTCAGCCCGCTTGTCGGCTTTGGCGCGGCCAGTCTGATGTTTGCCATCGCGCTGCTCGCCTCCGGGCAGAACTCCACCATTACCGGCACCCTCGCCGGCCAGATCGTCATGGAAGGCTTTCTCAACATCCGCCTCCCCGACTGGCTGCGCCGCCTCATCACGCGCCTCACCGCCATCGTGCCCACCGTGATTGTGACGGCCCTCTATGGCGAAAAGGGCACCTCCAACCTGCTCATCTTCAGCCAGGTCATCCTCAGCATGCAGTTGAGTTTCGCCGTCTTCCCGCTGGTGGCCTTCACCAGCGACCGCAAGCGGATGGGCGAGTTCGTCAACCGCCCATGGCTCCGTTACCTGGCCTGGACCTCGGCGTTCTTTATCGCCGCGCTCAACGTGTGGCTGCTCGTGCTCACCGTCCAAGGCGGCTGA
- a CDS encoding metal-dependent transcriptional regulator produces the protein MNATISVSKEDYLKAILEAESEGQAVQPVTLAHWLSVSPPAVTMALKRLKRDGFVDVKADGIIRLTALGKQTALRTARRHHLIERMLSEIFGMEWYQVHDEAERLEHAVSDEFEAKLIEKLGEKGTCPHGNSMLPESPAQRRKKGLLPLSETSEGATYSVISLYERDPKLLRFLHGFGIGPRTTLQVLAHNYDQTIVIQTPKGSATLGRPAAERVWVKKASKSS, from the coding sequence ATGAACGCGACCATCTCCGTCTCAAAAGAAGACTATCTCAAAGCTATCCTCGAGGCCGAGTCCGAAGGGCAGGCCGTGCAGCCCGTCACGCTTGCGCATTGGCTTTCCGTCTCACCGCCCGCCGTCACCATGGCCCTCAAACGCCTCAAACGCGATGGATTTGTCGATGTCAAGGCGGACGGCATCATTCGCCTTACCGCGCTCGGCAAGCAGACCGCGCTGCGCACCGCCCGCCGTCACCACCTCATCGAGCGCATGCTCTCTGAGATCTTCGGCATGGAGTGGTACCAGGTCCACGACGAAGCCGAACGCCTGGAGCATGCTGTCTCTGACGAATTTGAAGCCAAGCTGATTGAAAAGCTCGGTGAAAAAGGCACGTGCCCCCACGGCAACTCCATGCTGCCCGAGAGCCCAGCGCAGCGCCGCAAAAAGGGCCTGCTGCCACTCTCCGAGACCTCAGAAGGCGCGACCTACTCTGTGATCAGCCTCTATGAGCGCGACCCCAAGCTGCTGCGCTTCCTGCACGGCTTCGGCATTGGGCCGCGCACCACCCTCCAGGTGCTCGCACACAACTACGACCAGACCATCGTCATCCAAACGCCGAAAGGCTCGGCCACGCTCGGCCGCCCGGCAGCAGAGAGGGTCTGGGTCAAAAAGGCCTCAAAATCCTCCTGA
- a CDS encoding putative DNA-binding domain-containing protein: protein MSEPRSQLREIQQRMAACVMQPLTAQHGMRRRSAAGISSEREAGAIIAPNDRLSSFERLEIYNRQYWFRLFASFEEDFPGLQAVTGNRRFQRIMQGYLTDCPSTSFSLRNLGSRLVEWLQAHPELTAPHTELALELAALEWAHIEAFDNAAWPGLTPEQMAALGEDSRLTLQPYLRLIEAHSAIDDALIAVRNEDGSSDGSSNSASTGYAARRARRLRAMPREHIFIAVHRYDDSVYYRRIEREDYQLLRAIEQGCTLGEAIEAAFHGSQLSEEEQPAWLQSAFGYFATMGWFCNPPAENAL from the coding sequence ATGAGCGAGCCGCGCAGCCAGCTTCGTGAAATTCAACAGCGCATGGCCGCCTGCGTCATGCAGCCGCTCACTGCGCAACATGGCATGCGCCGCCGCAGTGCCGCCGGCATCTCCAGCGAGCGCGAAGCCGGCGCCATCATTGCTCCCAACGACCGCCTCAGTTCCTTCGAGCGTCTTGAAATCTACAATCGCCAATATTGGTTCCGGCTCTTTGCCAGCTTTGAAGAGGACTTCCCCGGCCTGCAGGCCGTCACCGGCAACCGCCGCTTCCAGCGCATCATGCAGGGCTATCTCACCGACTGCCCCTCCACTTCGTTCAGCCTGCGCAACCTCGGCTCGCGCCTCGTGGAGTGGCTGCAGGCGCACCCCGAACTCACCGCGCCCCATACGGAACTCGCTCTTGAATTGGCCGCACTCGAGTGGGCGCACATCGAAGCCTTTGACAACGCCGCATGGCCCGGCCTCACTCCAGAACAAATGGCCGCGCTGGGCGAAGACTCACGCCTCACGCTGCAGCCCTACCTGCGCCTCATCGAGGCGCACTCCGCGATTGACGACGCGCTCATCGCTGTCCGCAATGAGGACGGCAGCAGCGACGGCTCCAGCAACAGCGCCTCCACCGGCTATGCCGCGCGCCGCGCACGCCGCCTGCGTGCCATGCCACGCGAGCACATCTTCATCGCTGTGCATCGGTATGATGATTCGGTTTATTACCGCCGCATCGAGCGTGAGGACTACCAGTTGCTCCGCGCCATCGAGCAAGGCTGCACTCTTGGCGAAGCCATCGAAGCTGCCTTCCACGGCTCGCAGCTTTCTGAAGAGGAACAGCCCGCATGGCTCCAGTCCGCGTTCGGATATTTCGCGACCATGGGCTGGTTCTGTAACCCTCCGGCAGAAAATGCACTCTAA
- a CDS encoding anti-sigma factor family protein has translation MVIDCKHVWDAISGYLDNTLAPEVREVVQKHLEHCSICSAVLDSTRNILILTADDRVFELPAGFSERLHARLDEEIRASSSP, from the coding sequence GTGGTCATAGATTGCAAGCACGTATGGGACGCCATCTCTGGCTACCTCGACAACACGCTGGCGCCAGAAGTGCGCGAAGTCGTGCAGAAGCATCTGGAACACTGCAGCATCTGCTCGGCAGTGCTCGACTCCACGCGCAACATCCTCATCCTGACAGCGGACGATCGCGTCTTTGAGCTGCCTGCCGGCTTCAGCGAACGCCTGCACGCACGCCTCGACGAAGAGATACGGGCATCCAGTTCGCCGTGA
- a CDS encoding DUF692 domain-containing protein, which produces MPANRFNGFTDYGVGIGLRVPHYRHILENKPVVDWFEIISENYMVDAGRPLTVLDSILEQYRVVQHGVSMYFGSADPLNREHLKRLKALVRRTGTPWLSDHLCWGSVDGRYTHDLLPMPYTWEAVRKTAENIRHVQDFVEVPVVVENVSSYAEFHVSEMTEWEFLNEVVEQADCGILLDVNNIYVSSQNHNFNPRTYVDAVPAERVAQIHIAGHSKFEKYILDTHDHPVLDPVWKLYERAIERCGPTATLLEWDDNIPTFDEVHAEALKANRYLAKAAQKLAAHAETLEAETAAAR; this is translated from the coding sequence ATGCCTGCCAATCGCTTCAATGGATTCACCGACTACGGCGTCGGCATCGGCCTGCGCGTCCCCCACTATCGCCACATCCTCGAGAACAAGCCGGTCGTCGACTGGTTTGAAATCATCTCGGAAAATTACATGGTCGATGCGGGCCGCCCGCTGACCGTGCTCGACAGCATTCTTGAGCAATACCGCGTCGTGCAGCATGGCGTCTCCATGTACTTCGGCTCTGCCGATCCGCTCAATCGCGAGCACCTCAAGCGCCTCAAGGCGCTCGTGCGCCGCACCGGCACTCCATGGCTCTCTGACCATCTCTGCTGGGGCTCGGTGGATGGCCGCTACACGCACGATCTGCTCCCCATGCCCTACACCTGGGAGGCCGTTCGCAAGACCGCCGAAAACATCCGCCACGTGCAGGACTTCGTCGAAGTTCCCGTTGTCGTTGAAAACGTCTCCAGCTATGCCGAGTTCCACGTCTCCGAGATGACCGAGTGGGAGTTCCTGAACGAAGTCGTCGAGCAGGCCGACTGCGGCATCCTGCTCGACGTGAACAATATCTACGTCTCCTCGCAGAATCACAACTTCAACCCGCGCACCTATGTGGACGCAGTGCCCGCCGAGCGCGTGGCGCAGATTCACATTGCCGGGCACTCAAAGTTTGAGAAGTACATTCTCGACACGCACGACCACCCCGTTCTCGACCCCGTCTGGAAGCTCTACGAGCGCGCCATTGAGCGCTGCGGGCCTACCGCCACGCTGCTCGAGTGGGACGACAACATTCCCACCTTTGACGAGGTGCATGCCGAGGCTCTCAAGGCCAATCGCTATCTCGCCAAAGCCGCGCAGAAGCTCGCCGCTCATGCCGAAACACTGGAAGCAGAAACGGCGGCCGCACGATGA